The Caldicellulosiruptor changbaiensis genome has a segment encoding these proteins:
- a CDS encoding ABC transporter substrate-binding protein: MKKFLSILFAVLFLLSCVLTTQIKTSQTALGSSQSIKLRIAWWGSQTRHDRTQKVLELYRAKVNRKVSFVPEFGSWSGYWDKLTTQAAAKNLPDIIQMDYMYLAQYVQKGLLADLTPYTKNGVINLKDVSEASVKSGSINGKIYAISLGTNSLAIAYDPAIAKKAGVKIPEDGNWTWNDYKEIIKKVYQKTKIRADLALTSDPKFLLEYYVRQQGKSLYKSDGTGLGFNQEKFVIDAFNVNLELLKSGYTARPDEISATSTIEDSLFVKGKTWITWTWSNMFVAMANAAKRPLALALPPKGGKRPGLYLKPSQFFSVAATSKYKNEAAKVINFFTNSVEANKILLAERGVPISSKVREGIKNAVEPAVRQTFDYIALVEKNCSPIDPPDPPGGTEVGQLFKDLYDQVLYGQIKPEVAAKMFIQRANQILMRNKK, translated from the coding sequence GTGAAAAAGTTTTTGTCAATTCTCTTTGCTGTTTTGTTTTTGCTTTCATGCGTTTTGACCACTCAGATAAAGACTTCACAAACGGCTCTTGGGTCTTCTCAGTCAATCAAACTGAGGATTGCTTGGTGGGGAAGCCAAACACGTCATGACAGGACTCAAAAAGTGCTTGAATTGTATCGGGCAAAAGTTAATCGTAAGGTAAGTTTTGTCCCTGAATTTGGTAGCTGGTCTGGATACTGGGATAAACTTACAACTCAAGCAGCAGCAAAAAATTTGCCTGACATTATTCAGATGGACTACATGTATTTAGCTCAATATGTTCAAAAAGGTTTATTGGCAGATTTGACGCCTTATACAAAAAATGGAGTAATAAATCTTAAAGATGTAAGCGAAGCAAGTGTAAAAAGTGGATCAATAAACGGAAAAATTTATGCTATAAGCCTGGGGACGAATAGTTTAGCAATAGCATATGATCCTGCAATTGCTAAAAAAGCAGGAGTTAAGATACCTGAAGATGGTAATTGGACATGGAATGATTATAAGGAAATTATTAAGAAAGTCTATCAAAAAACTAAGATTAGAGCGGATTTAGCATTAACTTCTGACCCGAAGTTCTTACTTGAATATTATGTAAGACAGCAAGGGAAAAGCTTATATAAGTCTGATGGAACAGGTTTAGGATTTAATCAAGAAAAATTTGTTATTGACGCATTTAATGTAAACTTAGAACTATTAAAAAGTGGATATACAGCGAGACCAGATGAAATTTCTGCTACATCTACTATTGAGGATAGTTTATTTGTGAAAGGTAAAACGTGGATAACATGGACGTGGAGTAATATGTTTGTAGCAATGGCAAATGCAGCAAAACGTCCGCTAGCATTAGCATTACCTCCTAAGGGTGGGAAAAGGCCAGGATTGTATTTAAAACCGTCTCAATTTTTCTCTGTTGCAGCAACATCAAAATATAAAAATGAAGCAGCAAAAGTTATAAATTTCTTTACGAATAGTGTAGAGGCAAACAAAATCTTATTAGCAGAGCGAGGTGTGCCTATTTCATCTAAAGTTAGAGAAGGTATTAAAAATGCAGTAGAACCGGCAGTAAGACAGACATTTGACTATATAGCTCTTGTTGAGAAAAACTGTTCACCTATTGATCCACCCGATCCACCAGGAGGAACTGAAGTTGGTCAGCTGTTTAAAGATTTGTACGATCAAGTCTTGTATGGTCAGATAAAGCCTGAAGTAGCTGCCAAGATGTTTATACAAAGGGCAAACCAAATACTTATGAGAAATAAAAAATAA
- a CDS encoding FAD-binding protein: MIYKTDILVVGGGGAGLRAAIAACEKAYENKKSVKVILAVKGRLGSCGTTALAYSDRMAFHVTLPTTEPHGEDNWKYHAKDIYEIGGFVSDYDLAEILAKNSADAYFYLDSLGVPFVKENGVPVQFVTDGSIYARACFTGPDTAVQIEKALIRKLGEIKDIEVLEDVMIADLIVVNNKVCGAIGFKGNQNIIILAKAIVLATGGAGSIYKSNVFPPRMTGDGYAMALRAGAQLVNMEFIQIGLSSPKTKLACSGSIMRCVPRFVNEKGEEFLLNYPITNNDVFEKGATWPISYEHKTCIIDIAVFREIARGGKVFLDFTQNPKGFEFERLREDLKQRYYKEIKNQIGSRKTPYERLCEINPQTVEWFLKRGIDLRNQMLEIAPSIQHFQGGVKIREKANTAISGLYACGECAGGQHGANRPGGNALLDTQVFGKIAGESSFEFALNNSIDEESAVCQANRLFESYKIYVATDGIDLEKAISELNSVMDLYASVVRYQAGLQKALMEIEELKTRKIKPVEYEYLLEFKNMLLCAEAVVKSCILRDESRGPHLMFENYSDLWPKPRDERHNVYHVCILNKETNQIEVFPMQPVKPKA; the protein is encoded by the coding sequence ATGATTTACAAAACTGATATTTTAGTTGTGGGCGGCGGTGGGGCAGGTTTAAGAGCTGCTATTGCTGCATGTGAAAAAGCTTATGAAAATAAAAAAAGTGTGAAAGTGATACTTGCAGTAAAAGGAAGGTTGGGAAGCTGTGGCACAACAGCTTTAGCATATTCTGATAGAATGGCATTCCACGTGACGTTACCTACTACAGAGCCCCATGGGGAAGATAACTGGAAGTACCATGCAAAAGATATCTATGAGATTGGTGGATTTGTTTCTGATTATGATTTGGCTGAGATTTTAGCAAAAAACTCAGCCGATGCTTATTTTTACTTAGATAGTCTCGGCGTTCCCTTTGTAAAAGAAAATGGCGTACCCGTTCAATTTGTGACAGACGGCTCTATATATGCGCGTGCATGTTTTACAGGACCTGATACGGCTGTTCAAATAGAAAAGGCTTTAATTCGAAAGCTTGGCGAAATAAAAGATATTGAAGTTTTAGAAGACGTGATGATAGCTGATTTGATTGTTGTGAATAACAAAGTTTGCGGAGCGATTGGTTTTAAAGGGAATCAAAATATCATAATACTTGCAAAAGCCATTGTTTTAGCAACAGGTGGGGCAGGAAGTATTTATAAAAGCAATGTTTTTCCACCGCGTATGACAGGTGATGGGTATGCAATGGCACTTCGTGCAGGAGCACAGCTTGTAAACATGGAGTTTATCCAGATAGGTCTTTCATCCCCCAAAACAAAACTCGCATGTTCGGGAAGTATAATGAGATGTGTTCCCAGATTTGTAAATGAAAAAGGAGAAGAATTTTTGTTAAATTATCCTATCACAAACAATGATGTATTTGAAAAAGGAGCAACGTGGCCAATAAGCTACGAGCATAAGACATGCATAATTGACATTGCAGTATTCAGAGAGATTGCACGTGGTGGAAAGGTGTTTTTGGACTTTACTCAAAATCCCAAAGGATTTGAGTTTGAACGTTTAAGAGAGGATTTAAAACAAAGGTATTATAAAGAGATTAAAAATCAGATTGGGAGCAGAAAAACTCCATATGAAAGACTCTGTGAAATAAATCCACAGACAGTTGAGTGGTTTTTGAAAAGGGGAATTGACCTTAGAAACCAAATGTTAGAAATTGCGCCGTCAATTCAGCATTTCCAGGGTGGTGTAAAAATTAGAGAAAAAGCAAATACAGCAATTAGTGGCTTGTATGCCTGTGGAGAGTGTGCAGGCGGACAACATGGAGCAAACAGACCAGGCGGAAATGCACTTTTGGATACTCAGGTTTTTGGGAAGATAGCAGGGGAGAGTAGCTTTGAATTTGCTTTGAATAATTCAATCGATGAAGAGTCTGCAGTTTGCCAAGCAAACCGCTTGTTTGAAAGCTATAAAATCTATGTAGCTACAGATGGCATTGATTTAGAAAAAGCCATCTCAGAACTAAATAGTGTTATGGACTTGTATGCAAGTGTTGTACGATATCAAGCTGGACTTCAAAAAGCACTTATGGAAATTGAAGAGTTGAAGACAAGAAAAATCAAGCCTGTTGAGTATGAATATCTTTTGGAATTCAAAAACATGCTTTTGTGTGCAGAAGCAGTGGTAAAGAGCTGTATTTTAAGAGATGAAAGCAGAGGTCCGCACTTGATGTTCGAAAATTACAGCGATTTGTGGCCAAAGCCAAGGGATGAAAGACACAATGTATATCATGTATGCATACTAAATAAAGAGACCAATCAAATTGAAGTCTTTCCAATGCAACCGGTAAAACCAAAAGCGTAG
- a CDS encoding Gfo/Idh/MocA family protein — MNVAKVGLIGISGFGSIHLRSIEQLQGKMVDLRAIVATSYEKNKEVIDRLTSRGVKYYQDYRLMLENHKDLDFVAISTPIHLHAPMAIDAMERGFNVLLEKPPAVTIQDIDAIIETKRKTNRVCSVNFQNTSGKAFRRLLEYIKEGKLGRIKSIVGVGRWKRDESYYQRNAWAGKLIVDGNYVLDGTINNPLAHLLNNELIAAETSEENGGVPQKVTAEIYHGHKIEGEDTACVRIITKTGIEVYFYSTLCNREEESPYIIIEAERAKAYWTFANRFKIEYIDGTTEEFDGGHEDLFVNMYINMVEHLFEGKLLYCPLEITRNFVLASNGAFESSRCVYGIPDEYLEISYENGKIYTYIKNIKEIIDEATENKKLFSEIGVPWSRKTEPFDLTNYKKFNMFGQK; from the coding sequence TTGAATGTTGCAAAGGTTGGTCTTATTGGAATTAGTGGGTTTGGAAGTATACACTTGCGGTCAATAGAACAGCTCCAAGGGAAGATGGTTGACTTGAGAGCAATTGTTGCAACAAGCTACGAAAAAAATAAAGAAGTGATAGATAGATTGACTTCTCGAGGTGTTAAGTATTATCAGGATTACAGATTGATGCTTGAGAATCATAAAGACTTAGATTTTGTTGCCATCTCAACACCCATACACCTACATGCTCCAATGGCAATTGATGCAATGGAAAGAGGTTTTAATGTCCTGCTTGAAAAGCCGCCTGCTGTGACAATTCAAGATATTGACGCTATAATTGAGACAAAGAGAAAAACAAATAGGGTTTGTAGTGTGAACTTTCAAAACACTTCAGGTAAAGCATTTAGAAGACTTCTTGAGTATATAAAAGAAGGCAAACTTGGCAGAATAAAATCAATTGTTGGTGTTGGACGTTGGAAAAGGGATGAAAGCTATTATCAAAGAAACGCATGGGCTGGTAAGTTAATTGTTGATGGCAACTATGTCTTGGATGGAACAATAAACAATCCTCTTGCACATCTTTTGAACAATGAACTGATTGCTGCTGAGACCTCAGAAGAAAATGGTGGTGTGCCTCAAAAAGTTACTGCAGAGATTTATCACGGACATAAGATTGAAGGAGAAGATACAGCGTGTGTTAGAATCATCACAAAAACCGGAATTGAGGTCTATTTTTATTCAACGTTATGTAACAGAGAAGAAGAGTCACCCTATATCATAATAGAAGCTGAAAGAGCAAAGGCCTATTGGACATTTGCAAATAGGTTTAAAATAGAATACATTGATGGCACTACAGAAGAATTTGATGGTGGGCACGAAGATTTGTTTGTGAATATGTACATTAATATGGTAGAGCATCTGTTTGAAGGAAAACTACTTTACTGTCCACTGGAAATAACACGCAATTTTGTATTGGCATCAAACGGGGCTTTTGAATCATCGAGGTGTGTTTATGGTATTCCAGATGAATATTTAGAGATTAGCTATGAAAATGGTAAGATATATACCTATATCAAAAATATAAAAGAAATCATAGATGAGGCAACTGAAAACAAAAAGCTGTTTTCGGAGATAGGAGTGCCATGGAGCAGGAAGACAGAACCTTTTGATTTGACAAACTATAAAAAGTTCAATATGTTTGGGCAGAAATGA
- a CDS encoding 4Fe-4S binding protein: protein MPDLSITYAKLRLRSPVIVASAGITGTVERLQRCEENGAGAVVTKSLFQKEVCRIAPTPRFKIVKHENTFTLYSYEQASEFNPQEYAEFIFKAKQKLSIPVIASINCYTDDAWLEYSKLMEQAGADAIELNLSCPHGVHIMSGMDVIEEMVRTTKLVKGNVRIPVIPKMTPQSTNPGSDALRLDSAGADGLVMFNRFTGLDIDIEKEAPILHGGYAGHGGPWAIMYGLRWISAVAPKVKCSISASGGAMNGEDVVKYILAGASAVQVCTTVILNGYGVINKINKYLEEYMERKGYNTIDDFKGKVCGKILDMDSVDRTHWAVASIDKEKCTSCGKCFTVCIYDAIEKDDGKFKVNQNCDGCGLCAELCPTKAISMVRRGEE, encoded by the coding sequence ATGCCAGACTTATCAATTACATATGCTAAACTAAGATTAAGATCGCCTGTAATTGTTGCATCTGCTGGCATTACTGGAACTGTGGAGAGGCTTCAAAGATGCGAAGAAAACGGTGCTGGTGCTGTTGTGACAAAAAGTCTTTTTCAAAAGGAAGTGTGTAGAATTGCACCCACTCCACGATTTAAAATAGTCAAGCATGAGAACACATTTACGCTTTACTCATATGAACAGGCAAGCGAGTTTAACCCTCAAGAGTATGCTGAATTTATATTCAAAGCAAAACAAAAGTTAAGCATTCCAGTTATTGCAAGTATAAACTGCTACACAGATGATGCATGGCTTGAGTATAGCAAGCTTATGGAGCAGGCAGGGGCTGATGCAATAGAGCTAAACCTTTCGTGTCCTCATGGAGTGCATATAATGTCTGGTATGGATGTAATTGAAGAAATGGTCCGCACAACAAAACTTGTCAAAGGCAATGTCAGAATACCTGTGATACCAAAAATGACTCCTCAATCTACAAATCCAGGCTCTGATGCCTTAAGACTCGATAGCGCAGGTGCAGATGGACTTGTCATGTTCAATAGATTTACAGGGCTTGACATTGACATAGAAAAAGAAGCACCCATTTTGCACGGCGGATATGCAGGGCATGGTGGTCCGTGGGCAATTATGTATGGTTTGAGATGGATAAGCGCTGTAGCTCCAAAAGTAAAATGTAGTATCAGTGCGAGCGGCGGTGCCATGAATGGAGAGGATGTGGTCAAATACATATTGGCAGGTGCATCGGCTGTTCAAGTTTGCACAACTGTTATTTTGAATGGCTATGGGGTTATAAACAAGATAAATAAGTATTTAGAAGAGTACATGGAGAGAAAAGGATACAACACAATTGATGATTTTAAAGGGAAAGTATGTGGAAAAATTCTTGACATGGATTCTGTTGACAGAACACACTGGGCAGTTGCAAGCATTGACAAAGAGAAATGCACATCTTGTGGCAAATGCTTCACAGTTTGCATATATGATGCAATTGAAAAGGATGACGGAAAGTTTAAAGTAAATCAAAACTGTGATGGATGCGGGCTATGTGCAGAGCTTTGCCCAACCAAGGCAATTTCAATGGTAAGGAGAGGAGAAGAATAA
- a CDS encoding Gfo/Idh/MocA family protein produces MKICIVGSSGHYVYALRGIKEDPDAQIVGISPGCEGENIERLYSQVNEMGFAPVVYSNPISMFEDLKPDIAVINTFFYKNSELAIEAMERGIHVYMEKPVALSIEELEELKSVRKQTKVKLSSMLGLRYTPHFWTAYKLINENKIGRIRLIHAQKSYKLGMRPDFYKQRRTYGGTIPWVGIHAIDWIYWLSGKKFKSVFARHSRLYNNDHGELEATAFCSFVMEDEIFATVNIDYLRPATAPTHDDDRIRIVGTKGILEVLNGKVFLLNDTTKETLEVSLEKPPIVFLDFLNEVRGTEKCLVTSEDSFYVTLASLLARQSADEGKVIEF; encoded by the coding sequence ATGAAAATTTGCATAGTAGGCAGTAGTGGACACTATGTATATGCTTTAAGAGGAATAAAAGAAGACCCTGATGCCCAAATCGTGGGAATCTCTCCTGGATGTGAAGGAGAGAATATTGAAAGGTTATATTCTCAAGTAAATGAAATGGGATTTGCACCTGTGGTTTATAGCAATCCTATAAGCATGTTTGAAGATCTCAAACCTGACATTGCTGTGATTAATACATTTTTTTATAAAAATTCTGAGCTTGCAATTGAGGCTATGGAAAGAGGAATCCACGTATATATGGAAAAACCTGTTGCACTTTCAATAGAAGAACTTGAAGAACTAAAGAGTGTGCGGAAGCAAACAAAAGTAAAACTTTCGTCAATGCTGGGATTGCGCTATACACCCCATTTTTGGACTGCTTATAAACTTATAAATGAAAACAAGATAGGTAGAATAAGACTGATACATGCTCAAAAATCTTATAAACTTGGAATGCGACCTGATTTTTACAAACAGAGAAGAACATATGGCGGAACAATTCCCTGGGTTGGCATTCACGCTATTGATTGGATTTATTGGTTAAGTGGCAAGAAATTCAAATCGGTCTTTGCAAGACATTCAAGACTTTACAATAATGATCATGGTGAGCTTGAAGCCACTGCTTTTTGTAGTTTTGTAATGGAAGATGAAATTTTTGCAACGGTGAACATTGACTATTTGCGTCCTGCTACTGCCCCTACTCATGATGATGATAGAATTAGAATTGTGGGAACAAAAGGAATTCTTGAAGTTTTAAACGGAAAAGTTTTCTTGCTAAATGACACCACTAAAGAGACTTTGGAAGTCTCCTTGGAAAAGCCACCTATTGTGTTTTTAGATTTCTTAAATGAAGTAAGAGGTACAGAAAAGTGCTTAGTTACTAGCGAGGACAGTTTTTACGTAACCTTAGCTTCGCTTTTAGCAAGGCAGTCTGCTGATGAGGGAAAGGTGATTGAGTTTTGA
- a CDS encoding zinc-binding dehydrogenase produces MKAYAMVLEEFNKPLKMKEFELVSPTDGELLVKIEAAGVCGSDVHMFRGNDPRTKLPMILGHEGVGRVYAISGSWFDVNGEKIKEGDFIIWDRGVTCGKCYFCAVKKEPYLCPNRWTYGISVSCAEPPYLRGCYSEYIYLHKDTKVIKIKENVDSEILVSASCSGATCAHAFDIVSPDFGDSVLIQGPGPIGLYAIIFAKLKGARNIIVIGGTKERLKMCKEFGATHVLDRNSTTAGQRQEIIMDITNGRGVDLAIEAVGHPSAVSEGIKLVRNGGSYLSLGFGDPNGSVTLDCYYDIVRKNLRYQGVWVSDTKHLNMAVNVVLQNKELFKKMITNVYKLTDATKALEDMENKNTIKSVLKP; encoded by the coding sequence ATGAAAGCTTATGCAATGGTTTTAGAAGAGTTCAACAAACCTTTGAAGATGAAAGAGTTTGAATTAGTGTCTCCAACTGACGGTGAGCTTTTGGTAAAGATAGAAGCAGCAGGTGTTTGTGGCTCTGATGTGCATATGTTCAGAGGTAATGACCCGCGCACAAAACTTCCAATGATTTTAGGGCATGAAGGTGTTGGACGTGTATATGCTATCTCAGGTAGCTGGTTTGATGTAAACGGCGAAAAGATAAAAGAGGGGGATTTTATAATCTGGGACAGAGGTGTTACGTGCGGGAAGTGTTACTTTTGTGCCGTCAAAAAAGAACCCTACTTGTGCCCTAATAGGTGGACATATGGGATAAGTGTTAGCTGCGCAGAGCCCCCGTATTTGAGAGGCTGCTATTCGGAATACATTTATCTTCACAAAGATACGAAAGTTATAAAAATAAAAGAGAATGTTGATTCAGAAATTTTAGTATCTGCCTCATGTTCTGGTGCAACGTGTGCTCATGCTTTTGACATTGTTTCACCTGATTTTGGTGACAGTGTCCTAATTCAAGGGCCAGGTCCTATAGGGCTTTATGCAATCATTTTTGCAAAACTCAAAGGGGCGCGAAATATAATTGTGATTGGTGGCACAAAAGAAAGACTTAAGATGTGCAAAGAATTTGGGGCAACGCATGTGCTTGATAGAAATTCGACTACAGCTGGCCAAAGACAGGAAATAATAATGGATATCACAAATGGCCGTGGAGTGGATTTGGCGATTGAAGCTGTGGGTCATCCGTCGGCAGTAAGTGAAGGGATAAAACTTGTTCGAAATGGTGGAAGCTATCTTTCCCTTGGTTTTGGTGACCCCAACGGCAGCGTCACACTCGATTGTTATTATGACATTGTGAGAAAAAATTTAAGATATCAAGGGGTATGGGTCAGCGATACAAAACATTTGAATATGGCAGTTAATGTGGTGTTGCAGAATAAAGAACTTTTCAAAAAAATGATTACAAATGTTTACAAGTTGACTGATGCGACAAAAGCTCTTGAAGATATGGAAAACAAAAATACAATAAAATCTGTCCTAAAGCCGTGA
- a CDS encoding carbohydrate ABC transporter permease, protein MRRSKVIRTFLFHLITLLFGYIMLYPLLWMFFSSFKDNSEIFLNAHELLPKRWLFKNYLDGWKGFAGYPFSVFFKNSFIVTVIGTIGAVISSAIVAYGFARCKFKGKGFWFGCMILTMLLPYQVVMIPQYIMFQKLGWVNTFKPLLVPAFLGQPFFIFLMIQFIRGIPDELDEAAKIDGCSKYSIFTRIILPLISPALITSAIFSFLWRWDDFLGPLLYLSKPELYTVSLGLRMFSDPTAVSNWGAAFAMATLSLVPSFIIFIFFQRYLVEGIVTTGLKG, encoded by the coding sequence ATGAGAAGATCAAAGGTGATAAGAACGTTTCTATTTCATCTCATAACACTTTTATTTGGGTACATAATGCTCTATCCTCTTCTCTGGATGTTTTTTAGTTCATTTAAGGATAATAGTGAAATTTTCCTAAATGCTCATGAGTTATTACCTAAGAGATGGCTCTTTAAAAATTATCTTGATGGGTGGAAGGGTTTTGCTGGATATCCATTTTCAGTTTTCTTCAAAAATTCATTTATTGTAACTGTAATTGGGACAATTGGTGCTGTAATTTCTTCAGCTATTGTTGCATATGGTTTTGCAAGATGTAAGTTCAAAGGTAAAGGATTTTGGTTCGGCTGTATGATTTTAACCATGCTTTTGCCATATCAGGTAGTTATGATTCCTCAATATATTATGTTTCAAAAATTAGGCTGGGTAAATACATTTAAACCGCTACTTGTTCCAGCCTTTTTGGGTCAACCGTTTTTTATATTTTTAATGATTCAATTCATAAGAGGTATTCCTGATGAATTAGATGAAGCAGCAAAAATAGATGGTTGTAGTAAATATTCGATTTTTACCAGAATAATTTTGCCGTTAATTTCACCGGCTTTAATCACATCAGCGATATTTTCATTTTTATGGCGATGGGACGACTTTTTAGGACCATTGCTTTATCTCAGCAAACCAGAGCTGTATACTGTTTCTTTAGGTTTGAGGATGTTTTCTGATCCAACAGCAGTATCAAATTGGGGAGCAGCATTTGCTATGGCTACTTTATCACTTGTTCCTTCGTTTATAATATTTATATTTTTCCAGCGTTATTTAGTTGAAGGAATTGTTACTACAGGGTTAAAAGGTTAA
- a CDS encoding carbohydrate ABC transporter permease — protein sequence MSKITYKEPLKSRVDRIINSENIAGYVFILPWLVGFFVFTLIPIVATFYLSFTQYDLLSPPKFVGLRNYIQMFKEDPLFWKSMSVTFFYVFVTVPLKLAFALLLALWLSYKSKLTPFYRAIYYVPSMMGGSVAVAVLWQRLFTSDGVINSILKLFGINSNISWIGNPKTAIWTLILLAVWQFGSPMLIFLAGLKQIPESYYEAAIIDGANSWQKFIKITLPMLTPIIFFNLIMQMIGSFMTFTQGFIITNGGPVNSTLFYAIYLYRRAFQFYDMGYSCAMSWVMLIIIGILTAFIFKSSTFWVYYESKEGE from the coding sequence ATGTCAAAAATAACCTATAAAGAGCCTTTGAAAAGTAGAGTTGATAGAATTATAAATTCTGAAAATATAGCAGGGTATGTTTTTATTTTACCATGGCTGGTGGGATTTTTTGTGTTTACTTTGATTCCAATTGTGGCTACTTTTTACCTTTCATTTACTCAATATGATTTATTATCTCCGCCCAAATTTGTTGGTTTGAGAAATTATATTCAAATGTTCAAAGAAGATCCTTTATTTTGGAAGTCAATGTCAGTAACATTTTTCTATGTATTTGTGACTGTCCCGTTGAAATTAGCTTTTGCTTTACTTCTTGCACTTTGGCTATCTTATAAAAGCAAATTAACTCCTTTTTATAGAGCTATATATTATGTACCATCAATGATGGGAGGTAGTGTCGCAGTTGCTGTGCTTTGGCAAAGACTATTTACAAGTGATGGTGTTATAAATTCTATATTAAAATTATTTGGAATCAATTCAAATATTTCATGGATAGGGAATCCTAAAACTGCGATCTGGACACTGATATTGCTTGCAGTTTGGCAATTTGGTTCACCTATGTTAATATTTTTGGCAGGTTTAAAACAAATACCCGAAAGCTATTATGAAGCAGCTATTATTGATGGGGCAAATAGTTGGCAAAAGTTCATTAAGATAACCTTACCAATGCTTACACCGATAATATTTTTCAACTTGATAATGCAGATGATAGGAAGTTTTATGACTTTTACTCAAGGATTTATTATTACTAACGGAGGACCTGTAAATAGTACTCTTTTTTATGCTATTTATCTTTACAGACGAGCATTCCAGTTCTATGATATGGGTTATAGCTGTGCAATGTCATGGGTAATGCTTATTATCATTGGAATACTTACAGCTTTTATATTTAAGTCTTCTACATTTTGGGTCTATTACGAATCGAAGGAAGGTGAATAA
- a CDS encoding SGNH/GDSL hydrolase family protein — protein sequence MMRIVEKIRQKNENYHSGPIPTIVFLGDSVTHGCFEVIEGTKRTLEVVCDFEAVYHNQFKKILSMVFPFAPINIVNAGISGDTAQSGLQRLERDVLRFNPDLVVVCYGLNDSNKGKEYLNEYLNGLAGIFLELKKNDIEVIFLTPNMKNTYISPAIKSLPLIEMAKLNMESQINGTLDLYIDSAKELCQKENVVVCDCYEKWKKLYHSGVDTTNLLSNFINHPNRPMHKLFAWSLFETIMF from the coding sequence ATGATGCGCATTGTAGAAAAAATTAGACAAAAAAATGAAAATTATCACTCCGGTCCAATACCTACAATTGTCTTTTTGGGTGACAGTGTAACCCACGGTTGCTTTGAGGTCATTGAAGGAACAAAAAGAACATTAGAAGTTGTGTGCGATTTTGAAGCTGTCTATCATAATCAATTTAAAAAAATCTTATCAATGGTGTTCCCATTTGCTCCAATTAATATTGTCAATGCAGGTATAAGCGGCGATACAGCACAAAGTGGCTTACAAAGACTTGAAAGAGATGTTTTAAGATTTAACCCGGACCTTGTGGTAGTTTGTTATGGATTAAATGATAGCAACAAAGGAAAAGAGTATTTGAATGAATATTTAAATGGTTTAGCAGGAATATTTTTGGAACTTAAGAAGAATGATATCGAAGTAATCTTTTTGACTCCCAATATGAAAAACACTTATATTTCACCAGCTATAAAGAGCTTGCCTTTGATTGAGATGGCAAAATTAAATATGGAAAGTCAAATCAATGGAACGTTAGATCTTTACATAGATTCAGCTAAGGAGCTTTGCCAAAAGGAAAATGTTGTAGTTTGTGATTGTTACGAAAAATGGAAAAAGCTTTATCACAGTGGCGTTGACACAACAAATCTTCTTTCAAATTTTATAAATCATCCCAATCGCCCGATGCATAAACTCTTTGCATGGTCATTATTTGAGACAATTATGTTTTAA